The following proteins are encoded in a genomic region of Ictalurus furcatus strain D&B chromosome 6, Billie_1.0, whole genome shotgun sequence:
- the arl4cb gene encoding ADP-ribosylation factor-like 4Cb: MGNSFSNISAFQSLHIVMLGLDSAGKTTVLYRLKFNEFVNTVPTIGFNTEKIKLSNGAAKGISCHFWDVGGQEKLRPLWKSYSRCTDGIIYVVDSVDVDRLEEAKTELHKVTKFAENQGTPLLVIANKQDLPRSLPVADIEKQLALNELTPSTAYHVQPACAIIGEGLHEGMDKLYEMIVKRRKALKQKKKR, encoded by the coding sequence ATGGGGAACAGCTTTTCCAACATATCTGCCTTCCAGTCCCTCCACATCGTGATGTTGGGGCTGGACTCAGCAGGCAAGACTACTGTCCTCTACAGGCTTAAGTTCAACGAGTTTGTGAACACTGTACCCACGATTGGATTCAACACCGAGAAGATCAAACTGAGCAATGGTGCCGCAAAGGGCATCAGCTGCCATTTCTGGGATGTCGGTGGCCAAGAGAAGCTCCGTCCACTCTGGAAGTCGTACAGCCGCTGCACAGACGGCATCATCTACGTGGTGGACTCGGTGGACGTAGACCGGCTCGAGGAGGCCAAGACCGAGCTGCACAAGGTGACCAAATTTGCTGAGAACCAAGGAACACCGCTACTGGTCATCGCCAACAAGCAGGACCTGCCCAGGTCTCTGCCCGTGGCCGATATAGAGAAGCAGCTGGCGCTCAATGAGCTGACCCCATCCACCGCATACCACGTTCAGCCCGCTTGTGCAATCATCGGCGAAGGGCTTCACGAAGGCATGGACAAACTGTACGAGATGATCGTGAAACGACGGAAAGCTCTAAAGCAGAAAAAGAAGCGATAA